DNA from Leptospira koniambonensis:
GTTTGAGAATTTCTTCTAATTGCGCCGAATGCTCCCGGGTATTTTTGTTTGATCAGAACAAATACTGCTTGGACACAAGGATTTTCCACTCCTCCTCCAACTAACGGACTAAATGCATTACCCATTGCTAATAGATGTGCAGTTAGATCACCGTTTTGGTAAAGCTCAAGATCTGCTACTGTGGAGGCATTAATATGAGCCTGGCTATAAACAGTTGCTTTGACCGGTCCTCCAAAACCTAAAGGTGCATCTATGACGACCCAAGCATCTCCGGCAAACGGATCACCTGCTCCTAAACCATTCGTAAGAAATGTTTGGCTTTCTGTAAGAAAACTAGTAATCGGATAGAATCTAGTATTCGCCATTCTTGCGGTGAATTCGTCCGGTGAGTCCACATCAGGTAATGCGTCCCAATTCTGATCATCTATTGCTTGTATCCAACTGGCGAATAACGCGGATGTTTTTTCGCAGGCCTCTCCAGTTCCTGATCCTACTGCATCCGTGATCGCTTTAGCTCTCACGAAATCTGCTCTTTGTATAGCAGCGTATTCTGCATGAGTGCTTCCTTCTTGGTTCGCTTGGTTACATCCAATACTCGGAACTCCGTTAAGAGTTACTTCGTATCTATTCACATCACTTTTGTAAGTGGCCTCTGCGCAATGATCGCTTAAAGCTTGTGCGACCGCAAATCCCAGATAACCGCTAACATCATTCTTTTTACTTCCTTGGCATGCAAAAAAGAAAAGAAGAAGAGCAAGTGCCATTCTTTTCATCGAGCCCATAAATTTTTCTCCTGGCTTTTGTTGATTCGCCTTGGATCTTATAGCGCTCGTTATAAGAATGAAATCTTTATTCAAATTTCATATAACTATTGTTATGTGGCAATTATTCATATGAGAAGTGGTTTAATGAAGCTTAATTTTATGATATTTTTTCACGAGAAGCCGCAAAGAAGAGAATGAAGGTTTGCAAAAACTAAAACAAATATCTTCTTATCTTAGCGACTTGGCGAGAGAATCTTTCTGCTAAAAATTATAAGATTCGATCAATGTTCTGATCTTCTTTCGAATTCTACCTGCTGTAGGATATCCTTTACATAATTCTGCACAATAAAGAAGAACACTTTGAGAAAGTCTGACTGATTCTATTATATTTTCTCCTCTGGATAAGAAGAATGTTAGAATTCCTACAAGTAGATCACCTGTCCCCATTACTGCTAGTTTAGGTTCTTGGAATTCCCAAAAATATGAATTTCCTTCAGGGGTAAATAAAATGGAAACCGGTCCTTTTAAAAGTAAGTATGTTTGTTTCTCTTTTGCCCAAATATTCGCATCTTCTAATGCGGAATATTGGCTTATATATTTTTTACCAGTGATTGAAGACCATTCTCCTAAATGAGGAGTGAGAATTGTACGGGGGCCTATATATTTTTCATCTAAATACTTGAGTGCACCTGCATCAAAGATCAGAGTTGTTTCTTTAGAAAATGTTAGAGAAGGAAGATCGCTGGTAACAAGTCCGGGTCCGACACATACAACACTTGCCTTTTTCAAAAAAGGATAATCAGCAGATTTTTTAGAAGTTTCCAATTGGGAAATCATGAAAGAAGGATCTTTTTTCAGAACTTTCGCGAGTGTGTTTGCGGAAGGAGTGAGTATTTGTGAAATTCCTCCACCTAATTCTTGGAACGCAAGTGCAGAAGATAGAATTGCACCAGACATTCCTTCTGATCCACCCACGAATACTGCAGAACCGTTTTTGTATTTATGTGAATCTTTTTCTCTGGTAAGTTTGGAAATTAATTCTTCTTTATTTGCTCTTGGTAAAAGATATTTAGAAGTTTTG
Protein-coding regions in this window:
- a CDS encoding bifunctional ADP-dependent NAD(P)H-hydrate dehydratase/NAD(P)H-hydrate epimerase, producing MSQAPNFQVLFSEEEAKTLDEQTIRDRKISGTLLMGFAALSIFKTWEDIFKSAKKVIILCGSGNNGGDGYALAQFLRAEGTQVEIYSKEGNFSEETKYYKNLTEELKILNLPLEKFKSDLINPGEVLVDSLLGTGFKNPLSGEISKAVTEIHTTKERLKNSLLVLSIDAVSGYSPDEKIPFSTDILAEIGSPKIKNVFYPISKDRKSFHPIGFLRQESKTSKYLLPRANKEELISKLTREKDSHKYKNGSAVFVGGSEGMSGAILSSALAFQELGGGISQILTPSANTLAKVLKKDPSFMISQLETSKKSADYPFLKKASVVCVGPGLVTSDLPSLTFSKETTLIFDAGALKYLDEKYIGPRTILTPHLGEWSSITGKKYISQYSALEDANIWAKEKQTYLLLKGPVSILFTPEGNSYFWEFQEPKLAVMGTGDLLVGILTFFLSRGENIIESVRLSQSVLLYCAELCKGYPTAGRIRKKIRTLIESYNF